A region of Diospyros lotus cultivar Yz01 chromosome 3, ASM1463336v1, whole genome shotgun sequence DNA encodes the following proteins:
- the LOC127797330 gene encoding probable alpha,alpha-trehalose-phosphate synthase [UDP-forming] 9 isoform X2, protein MASRSCANLLDLVSGDLLDIPQTPRSLPRVMTVPGIISDLDGDSEGTSSVYHERKIVVANMLPLHAQRDAGSGKWCFSWDEDALLLQLKDGFSAETDVIYVGSLKVEIDVSEQEEVAQNLLDKFNCVPTFLPQDLLKKFYYGFCKQQLWPLFHYMLPMCPDHGDRFDRSLWQAYVSANKIFADKVMEVINPEEDYIWVHDYHLMILPTFLRKHYNRVKLGFFLHSPFPSSEIYRTLPVRDYILKGLLNSDLIGFHTFDYARHFLSCCSRMLGLYYESKRGHIGLDYFGRTVYIKILPVGIHMGRLESVLNLSSTSIRVKEIQEQFRGKKVFIGVDDMDIFKGISLKLLAFEQLLQQHQELQGQLVLVQIVNPARSSGKDVQEAKRETYLTARRINEAYGSPDYEPVVLIDRPVARYEKTAYYAVAECCIVNAVRDGMNLVPYKYIVCRQGSMAMNKAMQIETDSPRTSMLVVSEFVGCSPSLSGAIRINPWDIDSVTDAMHLAITIPDSEKHLRHEKHYRYVSSHDVAYWARSFAQDLERACKDHYSKRYWGIGLGLGFRVVSLSPNFRKLSIDHIVSAYKRTSRRAIFLDYDGTVVPQSSIVKTLSTEVVTTLNILCNDPKNTVFIVSGRGRSSLSEWLAPCDRLGIAAEHGYFIRWNKNTDWESGPPTSDLEWKEIVEPVMNLYMEATDGSYIETKESALVWHHQDADPDFGSCQAKELLDHLENVLANEPAVVNRGQYIVEVKPQGVSKGLVAQKVLSTMVGREGAPDFVMCIGDDRSDEDMFESILSTVSCPSLPAAPEIFACTVGQKPSKAKYYLDDTADVVRLLRGLANASCPKPPHIAQFQVSFDSAF, encoded by the exons ATGGCTTCAAGATCATGTGCCAACCTTCTGGATTTGGTTTCTGGTGATCTACTGGACATCCCTCAAACTCCTAGATCTCTTCCAAGAGTGATGACAGTTCCTGGAATTATCTCTGACTTAGATGGCGATTCAGAGGGGACTTCATCAGTTTATCACGAAAGGAAAATTGTAGTAGCAAACATGTTACCTTTGCATGCTCAAAGGGATGCAGGAAGTGGGAAATGGTGCTTCAGCTGGGATGAGGATGCACTTCTATTACAATTGAAGGATGGCTTTTCAGCTGAGACTGATGTTATTTATGTGGGTTCTCTCAAGGTTGAAATAGATGTCAGTGAGCAAGAAGAAGTTGCCCAGAATCTTCTCGACAAATTTAATTGTGTGCCGACCTTCTTACCACAGGACCTTCTAAAGAAATTCTATTATGGTTTCTGCAAACAGCAACTATGGCCTCTTTTTCATTACATGCTACCCATGTGCCCTGACCATGGTGACCGCTTTGATCGCTCGCTTTGGCAGGCCTATGTGTctgcaaataaaatatttgcagATAAAGTTATGGAAGTAATTAACCCTGAGGAGGATTATATTTGGGTTCATGATTATCACCTCATGATTCTCCCTACTTTCTTGAGAAAGCACTACAACCGAGTCAAGCTAGGATTCTTTCTGCACAGTCCATTCCCTTCATCTGAAATATATCGAACTCTGCCAGTAAGAGATTATATTTTGAAAGGATTGCTGAATTCTGATCTAATTGGTTTCCATACATTTGATTATGCCCGTCACTTCCTGTCATGCTGCAGCAGAATGCTAGGTCTGTACTATGAATCTAAGCGAGGACATATTGGGCTCGATTACTTTGGACGGACAGTGTACATTAAAATTCTCCCTGTAGGTATTCATATGGGTCGACTTGAATCTGTATTGAATCTTTCATCTACATCTATCAGAGTTAAAGAGATCCAGGAACAGTTCAGGGGGAAAAAGGTGTTCATTGGTGTTGATGACATGGACATATTCAAAGGTATCAGTCTGAAACTCCTAGCATTTGAACAGCTTTTGCAGCAGCATCAGGAGTTGCAGGGCCAACTGGTCTTGGTTCAAATAGTGAATCCTGCAAGAAGCTCTGGGAAGGATGTGCAAGAAGCTAAGAGAGAGACTTATTTGACTGCAAGAAGGATCAATGAAGCTTATGGATCTCCAGATTATGAGCCAGTAGTTCTGATTGATCGCCCTGTTGCTCGATATGAAAAAACTGCCTACTATGCTGTGGCAGAATGTTGTATTGTTAATGCTGTGAGGGATGGTATGAATTTGGTTCCTTACAAGTATATAGTTTGCCGACAAGGCTCCATGGCTATGAATAAAGCCATGCAGATTGAGACAGATTCTCCTCGCACAAGCATGCTTGTTGTGTCAGAGTTTGTAGGGTGCTCTCCTTCTTTAAGTGGGGCAATTAGAATTAATCCATGGGACATTGATTCTGTCACTGATGCCATGCATTTGGCAATCACCATACCTGATTCTGAGAAACACTTGCGGCATGAAAAGCATTACCGATATGTTAGTTCTCATGATGTGGCTTATTGGGCTCGCAGCTTTGCTCAGGATTTGGAGAGAGCATGCAAAGATCATTACAGCAAGCGCTACTGGGGAATTGGTTTAGGCCTGGGATTTCGAGTAGTTTCGCTTTCTCCAAATTTTAGGAAGTTGTCTATTGACCACATTGTCTCAGCATATAAGAGGACAAGTAGAAGGGCAATATTTCTGGACTATGATGGTACTGTTGTTCCCCAAAGCTCTATTGTTAAAACGCTGAGCACTGAAGTTGTGACGACTCTGAATATTCTGTGCAATGATCCTAAGAACACTGTCTTTATTGTTAGTGGGAGGGGAAGAAGCTCACTGAGTGAGTGGCTTGCCCCTTGTGATAGGTTGGGAATAGCTGCGGAACATGGATACTTCATAAG GTGGAACAAAAACACTGACTGGGAATCCGGTCCCCCAACTTCAGACCTTGAATGGAAGGAAATTGTTGAACCGGTGATGAATCTATATATGGAGGCAACAGATGGATcttatatagaaactaaagagAGTGCTTTGGTGTGGCACCATCAAGATGCAGATCCTGATTTTGGATCCTGTCAAGCAAAGGAATTGTTGGATCATTTGGAAAATGTACTTGCAAATGAGCCGGCAGTTGTTAATAGGGGCCAATATATTGTTGAAGTCAAGCCACAA GGAGTGAGCAAAGGGTTGGTGGCGCAGAAGGTTCTATCAACGATGGTCGGCAGAGAGGGAGCACCAGATTTTGTAATGTGCATTGGGGATGACAGATCAGACGAGGACATGTTTGAAAGCATATTAAGCACAGTTTCTTGCCCATCATTGCCAGCAGCTCCTGAGATATTTGCTTGTACTGTTGGGCAAAAGCCAAGCAAGGCCAAGTATTATCTTGATGATACTGCAGACGTGGTGCGACTGCTCCGAGGCCTTGCTAATGCTTCATGTCCTAAACCTCCGCATATTGCTCAGTTCCAGGTTTCATTTGACAGTGCGTTTTGA
- the LOC127797330 gene encoding probable alpha,alpha-trehalose-phosphate synthase [UDP-forming] 8 isoform X1, whose product MLVNLCTGIAEPDALGKHFLPVMASRSCANLLDLVSGDLLDIPQTPRSLPRVMTVPGIISDLDGDSEGTSSVYHERKIVVANMLPLHAQRDAGSGKWCFSWDEDALLLQLKDGFSAETDVIYVGSLKVEIDVSEQEEVAQNLLDKFNCVPTFLPQDLLKKFYYGFCKQQLWPLFHYMLPMCPDHGDRFDRSLWQAYVSANKIFADKVMEVINPEEDYIWVHDYHLMILPTFLRKHYNRVKLGFFLHSPFPSSEIYRTLPVRDYILKGLLNSDLIGFHTFDYARHFLSCCSRMLGLYYESKRGHIGLDYFGRTVYIKILPVGIHMGRLESVLNLSSTSIRVKEIQEQFRGKKVFIGVDDMDIFKGISLKLLAFEQLLQQHQELQGQLVLVQIVNPARSSGKDVQEAKRETYLTARRINEAYGSPDYEPVVLIDRPVARYEKTAYYAVAECCIVNAVRDGMNLVPYKYIVCRQGSMAMNKAMQIETDSPRTSMLVVSEFVGCSPSLSGAIRINPWDIDSVTDAMHLAITIPDSEKHLRHEKHYRYVSSHDVAYWARSFAQDLERACKDHYSKRYWGIGLGLGFRVVSLSPNFRKLSIDHIVSAYKRTSRRAIFLDYDGTVVPQSSIVKTLSTEVVTTLNILCNDPKNTVFIVSGRGRSSLSEWLAPCDRLGIAAEHGYFIRWNKNTDWESGPPTSDLEWKEIVEPVMNLYMEATDGSYIETKESALVWHHQDADPDFGSCQAKELLDHLENVLANEPAVVNRGQYIVEVKPQGVSKGLVAQKVLSTMVGREGAPDFVMCIGDDRSDEDMFESILSTVSCPSLPAAPEIFACTVGQKPSKAKYYLDDTADVVRLLRGLANASCPKPPHIAQFQVSFDSAF is encoded by the exons AT GCTGGTTAATCTATGTACTGGAATAGCAGAACCAGATGCTTTGGGGAAACATTTTCTACCAGTAATGGCTTCAAGATCATGTGCCAACCTTCTGGATTTGGTTTCTGGTGATCTACTGGACATCCCTCAAACTCCTAGATCTCTTCCAAGAGTGATGACAGTTCCTGGAATTATCTCTGACTTAGATGGCGATTCAGAGGGGACTTCATCAGTTTATCACGAAAGGAAAATTGTAGTAGCAAACATGTTACCTTTGCATGCTCAAAGGGATGCAGGAAGTGGGAAATGGTGCTTCAGCTGGGATGAGGATGCACTTCTATTACAATTGAAGGATGGCTTTTCAGCTGAGACTGATGTTATTTATGTGGGTTCTCTCAAGGTTGAAATAGATGTCAGTGAGCAAGAAGAAGTTGCCCAGAATCTTCTCGACAAATTTAATTGTGTGCCGACCTTCTTACCACAGGACCTTCTAAAGAAATTCTATTATGGTTTCTGCAAACAGCAACTATGGCCTCTTTTTCATTACATGCTACCCATGTGCCCTGACCATGGTGACCGCTTTGATCGCTCGCTTTGGCAGGCCTATGTGTctgcaaataaaatatttgcagATAAAGTTATGGAAGTAATTAACCCTGAGGAGGATTATATTTGGGTTCATGATTATCACCTCATGATTCTCCCTACTTTCTTGAGAAAGCACTACAACCGAGTCAAGCTAGGATTCTTTCTGCACAGTCCATTCCCTTCATCTGAAATATATCGAACTCTGCCAGTAAGAGATTATATTTTGAAAGGATTGCTGAATTCTGATCTAATTGGTTTCCATACATTTGATTATGCCCGTCACTTCCTGTCATGCTGCAGCAGAATGCTAGGTCTGTACTATGAATCTAAGCGAGGACATATTGGGCTCGATTACTTTGGACGGACAGTGTACATTAAAATTCTCCCTGTAGGTATTCATATGGGTCGACTTGAATCTGTATTGAATCTTTCATCTACATCTATCAGAGTTAAAGAGATCCAGGAACAGTTCAGGGGGAAAAAGGTGTTCATTGGTGTTGATGACATGGACATATTCAAAGGTATCAGTCTGAAACTCCTAGCATTTGAACAGCTTTTGCAGCAGCATCAGGAGTTGCAGGGCCAACTGGTCTTGGTTCAAATAGTGAATCCTGCAAGAAGCTCTGGGAAGGATGTGCAAGAAGCTAAGAGAGAGACTTATTTGACTGCAAGAAGGATCAATGAAGCTTATGGATCTCCAGATTATGAGCCAGTAGTTCTGATTGATCGCCCTGTTGCTCGATATGAAAAAACTGCCTACTATGCTGTGGCAGAATGTTGTATTGTTAATGCTGTGAGGGATGGTATGAATTTGGTTCCTTACAAGTATATAGTTTGCCGACAAGGCTCCATGGCTATGAATAAAGCCATGCAGATTGAGACAGATTCTCCTCGCACAAGCATGCTTGTTGTGTCAGAGTTTGTAGGGTGCTCTCCTTCTTTAAGTGGGGCAATTAGAATTAATCCATGGGACATTGATTCTGTCACTGATGCCATGCATTTGGCAATCACCATACCTGATTCTGAGAAACACTTGCGGCATGAAAAGCATTACCGATATGTTAGTTCTCATGATGTGGCTTATTGGGCTCGCAGCTTTGCTCAGGATTTGGAGAGAGCATGCAAAGATCATTACAGCAAGCGCTACTGGGGAATTGGTTTAGGCCTGGGATTTCGAGTAGTTTCGCTTTCTCCAAATTTTAGGAAGTTGTCTATTGACCACATTGTCTCAGCATATAAGAGGACAAGTAGAAGGGCAATATTTCTGGACTATGATGGTACTGTTGTTCCCCAAAGCTCTATTGTTAAAACGCTGAGCACTGAAGTTGTGACGACTCTGAATATTCTGTGCAATGATCCTAAGAACACTGTCTTTATTGTTAGTGGGAGGGGAAGAAGCTCACTGAGTGAGTGGCTTGCCCCTTGTGATAGGTTGGGAATAGCTGCGGAACATGGATACTTCATAAG GTGGAACAAAAACACTGACTGGGAATCCGGTCCCCCAACTTCAGACCTTGAATGGAAGGAAATTGTTGAACCGGTGATGAATCTATATATGGAGGCAACAGATGGATcttatatagaaactaaagagAGTGCTTTGGTGTGGCACCATCAAGATGCAGATCCTGATTTTGGATCCTGTCAAGCAAAGGAATTGTTGGATCATTTGGAAAATGTACTTGCAAATGAGCCGGCAGTTGTTAATAGGGGCCAATATATTGTTGAAGTCAAGCCACAA GGAGTGAGCAAAGGGTTGGTGGCGCAGAAGGTTCTATCAACGATGGTCGGCAGAGAGGGAGCACCAGATTTTGTAATGTGCATTGGGGATGACAGATCAGACGAGGACATGTTTGAAAGCATATTAAGCACAGTTTCTTGCCCATCATTGCCAGCAGCTCCTGAGATATTTGCTTGTACTGTTGGGCAAAAGCCAAGCAAGGCCAAGTATTATCTTGATGATACTGCAGACGTGGTGCGACTGCTCCGAGGCCTTGCTAATGCTTCATGTCCTAAACCTCCGCATATTGCTCAGTTCCAGGTTTCATTTGACAGTGCGTTTTGA